The Lipingzhangella halophila genome segment CCCCCTGGCCGCCCCGCACACCCCCGGCCACAACGCCGTGGCCACCGGCATGGCCCCCCACGCCACCCCCGACAGTCCCGCCGACACGGGATCGCTGTGAGTGGAGCCGGCCCCCCGGCAGCCAGCCCGGGCCGGCGTGTGCGGCGGGCCAGCGCCCACGCACTGGGCCGCACCCCCGACAGGCAGGCCGCGCTGGGCCACCGCCCCAGTGGCCAGGCGAGACTGCCCGGTGCCCGGGTGCTCTTCGGCGCGGACCCCGCCGGTGTCGCGCGCGCCGCGGCCGGCCTGGCATCCACCACCCCACTGGCTCCCTACGCCCTGCGCACCGAACTCGTCACCGGAACCGACGCGGCCGGCCCCGTTCACCTGCACATCGACCGGATCTACTACACCTACCCCGCCCAGCCGGCCCACCCGGCCGGCCCGGGTGCGTGCGACACTGCCCAGACCATGCCGTTGGACCAGGCGTTGCTCCTGCCCGCCGCGCCCCCGCCGGCCGAGCTGCTGCCCGAGGAACCCGAGCGGCCCCAGGCGTCGCTGCGCCGGCTCGGGGCCTACGGCATCGTCACCGACCCGGCCGGCCGTATCCTGCTCACCCGGATCGCCGAGGGGTTTCCCGGCGCCGGGTGCTGGCACCTTCCGGGCGGCGGGGTCGACCACGGCGAGGAGATCCACGCGGCACTGCGCCGCGAGCTGCACGAGGAAACCGGCCAACGCGGCCGGGTGGGTGAGATCATCGCGATCACCCACCACCACCGGGGCGGCCAGGTCGGCCCGGAGAGCCAGGCCACCGACATCTACGCGATCTGGGTGTTCTTCCACGTCCATGTGCCCCACCCGGGCACGCCCCACGTAACCGAGTTCGCCGGCTCCACCGACGACTGCTCCTGGTTCACCCCCGAGGACCTGCCCCACATCAGGTTGTCCAGCACTGCCCGGCGCGGGTTGACTGCCCTGACCGCGCCCGGGCCCCGCTGAACCGGCGCCCGCCTCACCGGGCGCGGCGTTGGGCCAGCCCGCGGCGCACCAGCCACACCGCGGCACCGGCCGCGATCACTGCGGCGCCCGCGACCACCGACCCCAGGGGCAGGCTGAACGCCAACACCACGCACCCGGCCAGCCCCACCACCGGCACCAGCAGCGGGGGCCGGTTCTCATCAGGGCCCAGCAGCAGCGCCGAGGCGTTGGCGATCGCGTAGTAGACCAGCACCCCGAAGGCCGAGAACCCGATCGCGCCGCGCACGTCCAGGCTCAGCACCAGCAGCACCACCACGGCTCCCATCGCGACCTCCGCGCGGTGCGGCACACCGAACCGGTGGTGGATCCCGGCGAAGTACCGGGGCAGGTGGCCGTCGGCGGCCATCGCCGAGGCGGTGCGCGAAACCCCCAGCACCAGGGACAGCAACGCGCCCAGGCTGGCCAGGGCGGCGCCCGCGGCG includes the following:
- a CDS encoding NUDIX hydrolase, whose translation is MSGAGPPAASPGRRVRRASAHALGRTPDRQAALGHRPSGQARLPGARVLFGADPAGVARAAAGLASTTPLAPYALRTELVTGTDAAGPVHLHIDRIYYTYPAQPAHPAGPGACDTAQTMPLDQALLLPAAPPPAELLPEEPERPQASLRRLGAYGIVTDPAGRILLTRIAEGFPGAGCWHLPGGGVDHGEEIHAALRRELHEETGQRGRVGEIIAITHHHRGGQVGPESQATDIYAIWVFFHVHVPHPGTPHVTEFAGSTDDCSWFTPEDLPHIRLSSTARRGLTALTAPGPR